Proteins encoded together in one Scheffersomyces stipitis CBS 6054 chromosome 5, complete sequence window:
- a CDS encoding predicted protein — protein sequence MTAASKRKPIIINAFDMGCSGLQAPGLWKHPKDKSRNYNTIEYWTYLAKLLEKGKFNALFIADVLGGYDVYNGPRNIRAAAIAGAQWPVNEPSAVVSAMAAVTKKLAFGVTFSTISEAPYHFTRRLATLDHLTKGRVGWNVVSSYLDSAARNLLNGEDLPPHDERYERAEEYIRVVYDLLLSSWADDAVELKDGVFTNPDKIREINFEGNYFKVPGPNITEPSPQRLPVILQAGTSKQGKEFAAKNAEVVFITTFSPEALGKQIQDIKRLALENYGRPEGSIKFLQLITTVIADTEEEAAEKYKDLKSYGDIQGAQALFSGWTGIDIGQFAEGEELRDVGSNAVRGFVDLWTKTSPGEPEDVKKTREYVARQITVGGLGPVFFGTAKTVADEIERWVNVSGVDGFNITYAVTPGSFEDVVEYLIPELQERGLVWDDYPETESLTFREQLFGSDRKEPEYLLESHPAHDLRWRAGVSKEEFEKQVAEVKKRIAQVDKENKAKAQTAQK from the coding sequence ATGACTGCTGCCTCAAAGAGAAAACCTATTATCATCAATGCCTTCGACATGGGCTGTTCGGGCTTACAGGCTCCTGGCTTGTGGAAGCATCCTAAGGATAAATCCAGAAACTACAATACCATCGAGTACTGGACCTATTTAGCCaaattgttggagaaggGTAAGTTCAATGCCCTCTTCATTGCTGATGTCTTGGGAGGCTACGACGTTTACAATGGTCCACGTAATATCAGAGCTGCTGCTATTGCCGGAGCTCAATGGCCTGTCAATGAACCAAGTGCTGTTGTTTCTGCCATGGCTGCCGTAACCAAGAAATTGGCTTTTGGCGTCACTTTCAGTACCATCAGTGAAGCTCCATACCACTTCACGAGAAGATTGGCTACCTTGGATCACTTGACAAAGGGTAGAGTTGGCTGGAATGTTGTTTCCTCATACTTGGACAGCGCAGCCagaaacttgttgaacGGAGAAGACTTGCCACCTCACGATGAAAGATACGAACGTGCTGAAGAGTACATCAGGGTTGTTTACGACTtgttgctttcttcttgggctGATGATGCTGTTGAGCTCAAGGATGGTGTCTTTACCAACCCTGACAAGATTAGAGAAATCAACTTCGAAGGGAACTATTTCAAAGTTCCTGGTCCTAACATCACAGAGCCAAGTCCCCAGAGATTGCCAGTTATCCTACAAGCTGGAACTTCGAAACAGGGTAAAGAGTTTGCTGCAAAGAACGCCGAAGTCGTTTTCATTACTACTTTCAGCCCTGAAGCCTTAGGAAAGCAGATCCAGGACATCAAGAGACTCGCTCTCGAAAACTACGGAAGACCAGAAGGGTCTATCAAgttcttgcaattgatCACTACTGTTATTGCTGataccgaagaagaagctgctgaaaaatacaaggacttgaagAGCTATGGTGATATTCAAGGTGCCCAGGCATTGTTTAGTGGCTGGACTGGTATTGACATTGGTCAATTTGCCGAAGGTGAAGAGTTGAGAGATGTTGGTTCCAACGCCGTCAGAGGCTTTGTAGATCTCTGGACCAAGACGTCTCCTGGTGAACCAGAGGATGTCAAAAAGACTAGAGAATACGTAGCTAGACAAATTACTGTAGGAGGATTAGGTCCGGTATTCTTTGGAACAGCCAAGACGGTAGCAGACGAAATCGAAAGATGGGTGAATGTCAGTGGAGTTGACGGGTTCAACATCACTTACGCTGTTACCCCAGGTTCTTTCGAAGATGTGGTAGAATACTTGATTCCAGAATTGCAAGAGAGAGGCTTGGTATGGGATGACTACCCAGAAACAGAATCCTTGACTTTCAGAGAACAATTGTTTGGTTCTGACCGTAAGGAACCAGAATACTTGCTTGAGTCGCATCCTGCTCACGACTTGAGATGGAGAGCTGGCgtttccaaagaagagttcGAGAAGCAGGTAGCCGAAGtaaagaagagaattgcCCAAGTAGACAAGGAGAACAAAGCGAAGGCACAGACTGCTCAGAAGTAA
- a CDS encoding hydrolase activity (go_function hydrolase activity) — protein MSYIVKKIFIPKSYRKVLVTIFSALTMVLIYSYLRASTAVYPDVKLLQNNFDQPHTKLGTVITDIKIIKCYYRNCKAPVGYSKIQPPMNYYETTVDSSATTKLTSPLYYIVIKEQPVDTATNILLDLTFDKPKDDAGFELIKSDNYQLYKKFFSTNIKNPIPSDLPLVHSLDLLFGSNDLIDSRVNHFSVHSSMTEEKIHPIISMFKLPQSKQDIWTQDTSQFVMMQETSILRIDESVTKFKVIQMSDLHFGQSLGRKCGKDQELCTSDLKTLKFMEDSIHKENPDLVVITGDLIDVDRSVDYKSIILKSLQPILQTNTKFIFTFGDEFDGQENLREIKLSLIKFLQTLPNCYNTIEGIDDSLHGVTNYNLKVIRGEKEVAHVTVFDSEDKYLDETQTNFLYRIHAEDPEKLFKLLFFHFPIPQFRPTGKFKIIGSYNEKHPLNSKTKPQVLDDIRNCGYQVVSVGHEHENDACLLNEKSSASGEQSIWLCYSSVAGDSGVTALDANYDRKLRVYEIDFEKSILLSWKRSEMKKKGFDYQSVYKFPSLPEAPKEPKP, from the coding sequence ATGTCGTACATAGTAAAGAAAATATTCATTCCCAAATCGTACCGTAAGGTGCTCGTCACCATATTCCTGGCCCTTACTATGGTATTGATATATAGCTACCTAAGAGCATCGACCGCGGTGTATCCAGATGTCAAGCTATTACAGAACAATTTCGACCAGCCACATACCAAACTAGGAACGGTGATCACCGAtatcaagatcatcaaATGCTACTACCGGAATTGCAAAGCGCCCGTGGGCTATTCCAAGATCCAGCCTCCCATGAATTACTACGAAACAACTGTAGACTCTTCTGCTACCACCAAATTGACATCTCCCTTGTATTATATCGTCATTAAGGAGCAGCCCGTAGACACTGCCACCAACATCCTTTTAGATCTCACGTTTGACAAGCCTAAGGATGACGCTGGGTTCGAACTCATCAAAAGCGACAACTACCagttgtacaagaagttTTTCAGCACGAACATCAAGAACCCCATTCCAAGTGATTTGCCTTTGGTGCATTCACTTGATTTGCTCTTTGGTTCAAACGACCTCATCGACTCGCGTGTGAACCATTTCTCTGTTCACTCCTCAATGACggaagaaaagattcaTCCCATCATCTCGATGTTCAAATTGCCTCAATCGAAACAAGACATCTGGACGCAAGATACTTCGCAATTTGTGATGATGCAAGAGACAAGCATTCTTCGTATTGATGAATCCGTGACCAAGTTCAAAGTGATTCAGATGAGTGACTTGCACTTTGGACAAAGTCTTGGTAGAAAATGCGGTAAGGATCAGGAGTTGTGTACTTCAGACTTGAAAACCTTGAAATTCATGGAGGACAGTATACACAAAGAGAACCCAGATTTGGTGGTAATCACAGGTGACTTGATAGACGTAGACCGTAGTGTCGACTATAAGTCGATAATTCTCAAGTCGTTACAGCCTATACTACAGACAAATACCAAGTTCATATTCACTTTTGGTGATGAGTTTGACGGCCAGGAAAACCTCAGAGAGATCAAATTGTCCTTGATTAAGTTTTTGCAAACGTTGCCCAATTGCTACAACACTATAGAAGGAATTGACGATAGTTTGCATGGAGTTACTAACTACAACTTGAAAGTGATAAGAGGCGAAAAGGAAGTAGCTCATGTTACTGTTTTTGACTCCGAAGATAAATATCTTGATGAAACACAGACCAATTTCTTGTACCGTATCCATGCCGAGGACCCTGAGAAATTGTTTAAGTTGTTATTCTTCCATTTTCCCATTCCTCAGTTCCGTCCCACTGGAAAGTTCAAGATAATTGGAAGTTACAATGAGAAGCATCCTCTCAATTCCAAGACGAAGCCGCAGGTGCTTGATGATATCCGCAACTGCGGTTATCAAGTAGTCAGTGTAGGACACGAACATGAGAATGATGCCTGTCTCCTAAACGAAAAATCTAGTGCTTCAGGAGAACAGTCTATCTGGCTCTGCTACAGTAGCGTTGCTGGAGATTCTGGAGTCACTGCTCTTGATGCCAACTACGATCGTAAGCTCAGAGTGTATGAAATCGACTTTGAGAAGAGTATATTGTTGAGTTGGAAGAGAAGtgaaatgaaaaagaaggGATTTGACTACCAGCTGGTCTACAAGTTCCCATCCTTACCTGAGGCACCAAAGGAACCCAAACCATAG
- a CDS encoding predicted protein, translated as MGKAKKTRKFALVKRTLNSKDPRIVKNQKKDTKKVEDSELTRSVPQVSSALFFKFNSAIRPPYQVLIDTNFINFSIQKKVDIVKGLMDCLMAKAIPIVTDCVMAELEKLGPKYRIALKLAKDHRIQRLSCTHGGTYADDCIVNRVMQHKCYIVATNDADLKRRVRKVPGVPLMSVGGHAYVIERLPDVF; from the coding sequence ATGGGAAAGGCTaagaagacaaggaagTTCGCCTTGGTGAAACGGACGTTAAACTCCAAGGATCCACGTATAGTGAAAAACCAAAAAAAGGACACCaaaaaagtagaagactctGAGTTGACTAGATCGGTACCTCAAGTCTCATCAGCtttatttttcaaattcaatctGGCTATTAGGCCACCTTACCAAGTGCTTATCGATACCAATTTCATTAACTTTTCtatccagaagaaggttGATATCGTCAAAGGGTTGATGGACTGTCTTATGGCCAAAGCTATTCCTATAGTGACAGACTGTGTCATGGCAGAATTAGAGAAATTGGGTCCCAAGTATCGTATTGCATTAAAATTGGCCAAAGACCATCGTATACAAAGACTCAGTTGCACTCACGGTGGCACGTATGCCGATGACTGTATTGTCAACCGTGTGATGCAACACAAGTGTTACATTGTGGCCACCAACGATGCTGACTTAAAGAGAAGAGTAAGAAAAGTGCCTGGTGTTCCTTTAATGAGTGTTGGTGGACATGCTTACGTCATAGAGAGATTGCCAGATGTATTCTAG
- a CDS encoding predicted protein, whose amino-acid sequence MNAESKLIRLFEDLDFAAEPDMFESNKENEIVQDHYGSPIKRKPLIEKYKTMGDVPKVKKWNLRSSDVEPSSSATTEKKNEEDDKHTDSSVIDHTIRELHEVYQATESATSPIETIAQLEKLRQYCSMTTMAIPSVRLESTDRIEVNYCKLLLAYSKLARVLTNKNHEVILANFKQNLLINTLIGSLQSSIESEAAEANHFEDTTFESESF is encoded by the coding sequence ATGAATGCAGAATCCAAGCTCATTCGTCTATTCGAAGATTTAGATTTTGCTGCTGAACCAGATATGTTCGAAAGCAACaaggaaaatgaaatagTCCAGGATCATTATGGTTCACCCATCAAGAGAAAGCCTCTCATAGAAAAGTACAAGACTATGGGAGATGTGCCAAAAGTCAAGAAATGGAACCTACGCAGTCTGGATGTGGAGCCGCTGTCCAGCGCAActacagaaaagaagaatgaagaggATGATAAACATACGGACTCTTCTGTTATTGACCATACCATCAGAGAGCTTCATGAAGTGTACCAAGCTACAGAGTCCGCTACTTCTCCCATCGAGACGATAGCACAATTGGAGAAGCTCAGGCAGTATTGCTCCATGACCACAATGGCCATACCCAGTGTCAGACTCGAGTCCACAGATAGGATAGAAGTCAACTACTGTAAACTCTTGTTGGCATACAGCAAGCTAGCCAGAGTTCTCACCAATAAGAACCACGAAGTCATTCttgccaacttcaagcAGAACTTGCTTATCAACACTCTAATCGGCTCGTTGCAGCTGCTGATTGAAAGCGAAGCTGCTGAAGCTAATCATTTCGAAGATACTACATTTGAGTCAGAGAGTTTTTGA
- a CDS encoding predicted protein: MPTITAEIIINGKPEKVREHFLKLENHSNWNPFFTKVSMYKKKDATATEVQPGDRLEIEMKPEGWSSSTMMYPRVLANTVTEFVWKGDLIFSWIFSGTHSFVFMPQANDEGKIAYTRLVQSETFSGVLVPLLTWMGLFSSTEKSFHALNEALKEQVEQLE; this comes from the coding sequence ATGCCTACTATTACAGCGGAGATTATCATCAATGGCAAACCTGAGAAAGTGCGGGAGCATTTCCTCAAACTCGAGAACCACAGCAACTGGAACCCGTTTTTCACCAAAGTTTCGATGtataagaagaaggatGCTACTGCAACTGAGGTACAACCCGGAGATCGGCTCGAAATAGAAATGAAGCCAGAGGGTTGGTCCTCGCTGACTATGATGTACCCCCGTGTTTTAGCCAATACAGTAACGGAGTTTGTATGGAAGGGCgatttgatcttttcctGGATCTTCAGCGGTACACACAGTTTTGTGTTCATGCCCCAGGCCAACGACGAAGGCAAGATAGCGTACACCAGATTGGTTCAGTCAGAGACTTTTTCCGGAGTGTTGGTGCCACTTTTAACGTGGATGGGACTATTCAGTCTGACTGAGAAGAGCTTTCATGCTCTCAACGAAGCATTGAAGGAGCAGGTGGAACAGCTCGAATAA
- a CDS encoding predicted protein: MAYSTGRGGAGNIHTSSTITSNNNHVSPTLTATVSNGLTPASRSTLPALQVSPSRTDDSGSNTPTGKEPNKKVYYSTGRGGAGNIKSSNEIPSPKLVPIGSNTPQLTTSKVSTGRGGYGNMVSNDNPELTRKLQDVDGPTHKQDLYAVTSNKSFSVGRGGFGNVVSNKSHSSGGSEEVPNLYAVSSHGENLKRQQQKKKGLFGKIKEIFN, translated from the coding sequence ATGGCTTATTCTACTGGAAGAGGAGGTGCTGGTAACATACATACCTCGTCTACCATCACATCCAACAATAACCACGTCTCACCAACTTTGACGGCAACCGTCTCCAACGGTTTGACACCAGCTTCCAGATCTACTCTTCCAGCACTTCAGGTTTCTCCTTCCCGTACGGATGATAGCGGATCGAATACTCCTACTGGCAAAGAACCTAACAAGAAGGTATACTACTCCACTGGAAGAGGCGGTGCAGGTAACATCAAGTCGTCCAACGAGATTCCTTCGCCCAAGTTAGTTCCCATAGGCTCCAACACGCCACAGCTTACTACTCTGAAGGTCTCTACAGGTAGAGGAGGCTACGGTAACATGGTTAGTAATGACAACCCAGAACTTACTCGTAAGTTGCAAGACGTCGATGGACCCACTCACAAACAGGACTTGTACGCCGTGACTTCTAACAAATCATTTTCGGTGGGCAGAGGTGGATTCGGCAATGTAGTTTCCAACAAGTCCCACAGCAGCGGAGGCTCGGAAGAAGTACCCAACTTGTATGCTGTATCCAGCCACGgcgagaacttgaagagacaacaacaaaagaagaagggcTTATTTGGcaagatcaaagaaatcttcaactaA
- the HAM1 gene encoding inosine triphosphate pyrophosphatase, putative / HAM1 family protein, whose protein sequence is MSTVTFVTGNANKLKEVIAILSGSQSEGGESKVGNFTIVNKSLDLDELQGSIEEVTIHKAKSAAEILGGPVLVEDTCLGFTAFNDLPGPYIKWFVKSVGLQGLVDMLYKFEDKSAKAICTFGYCEGPGKPVQLFQGITKGSIVESRGPTNFGWDSIFQPDGFDKTYAELDKEIKNSISHRFRALDKLRDFLVSQ, encoded by the coding sequence ATGAGTACCGTTACCTTTGTCACTGGCAATGCCAACAAGCTCAAGGAAGTGATTGCTATTCTTTCAGGCTCTCAGTCTGAAGGCGGAGAATCGaaagttggaaatttcACTATTGTTAATAAGTCGTTGGACCTTGATGAGCTCCAAGGCAGtatagaagaagtcacAATCCACAAGGCCAAGAGTGCTGCTGAAATTCTTGGTGGCCCAGTGTTGGTGGAGGATACCTGTTTGGGTTTCACTGCCTTTAACGACCTTCCAGGCCCATACATTAAGTGGTTTGTGAAATCGGTTGGTTTACAGGGTTTGGTTGATATGCTCTACAAGTTTGAAGACAAGAGTGCTAAAGCAATTTGTACATTTGGATACTGTGAAGGGCCAGGAAAGCCAGTTCAATTGTTCCAAGGAATCACCAAAGGATCCATTGTAGAAAGCAGAGGCCCTACCAACTTTGGCTGGGATTCGATCTTTCAGCCTGATGGGTTTGACAAGACGTATGCTGAGCTtgataaagaaatcaagaatagTATCTCGCATAGATTCAGAGCCTTGGATAAGTTGAGAGACTTTCTTGTGAGCCAATAG
- the THI80 gene encoding Thiamine pyrophosphokinase (TPK) (Thiamine kinase) (go_function thiamin diphosphokinase activity; ATP binding~go_process thiamin diphosphate biosynthesis) — MSKAKKLESEVVESPDDIQIPAPDLAHTLIRPFEFLVNSRDNCHRNALVILNQSLTGIDVPRLWSNTELHVCADGGANQLYDYFEADTKSHSHLATEQTSEQASDLIRQQYIPQFIVGDLDSLRDDVRDYYERKGARIIPQYTQYSTDFSKAIATVRLYYYSEASRQVLVNDSIDTNNGLAEIIEKYEAGSKQEQTVRIYILSGIGGRFDQTIHSISQLYILNQSHPFLQHFFITTSDLIFLLKKGVNYVAYPSKTTFHSAQVPTCGLLPLGNSKVMISSHGLKYDVRNWESEMLGNVSSSNGISGVDGVVVEVSGPLVMNIEIEHGVEDSKL, encoded by the coding sequence ATGCTGAAGGCTAAGAAGCTCGAGTCGGAAGTGGTGGAATCCCCGGACGACATACAGATTCCAGCTCCGGATCTTGCGCATACTCTCATACGACCCTTCGAGTTCCTTGTCAACTCCAGAGACAATTGCCACCGCAACGCATTAGTCATTCTAAACCAACTGCTAACAGGTATAGATGTGCCGCGACTATGGTCCAATACAGAATTGCATGTTTGTGCGGATGGAGGCGCCAATCAATTGTACGATTATTTCGAAGCAGATACAAAATCACATTCTCACCTAGCCACTGAACAAACTAGTGAACAAGCTAGCGATCTCATTCGTCAGCAGTATATTCCACAGTTTATTGTAGGAGACCTAGACTCGCTACGTGACGACGTTCGTGACTACTACGAGAGAAAAGGTGCACGTATAATTCCACAGTATACCCAATATTCTACAGACTTTTCCAAAGCTATAGCTACAGTAAGATTGTACTACTATTCTGAAGCACTGAGACAGGTGTTGGTCAATGATTCTATAGACACCAACAACGGACTCGCAGAGATAATCGAAAAATACGAAGCCGGTAGCAAGCAAGAGCAAACTGTCCGAATCTATATCTTAAGCGGAATCGGAGGTCGTTTTGACCAGACCATCCATTCGATATCACAGCTCTACATACTCAACCAGTCCCACccatttcttcagcatttcttcatcacaACCAGTGATCTCATTTTCCTTCTTAAGAAAGGCGTTAATTACGTAGCATATCCCAGTAAAACGACATTCCATCTGGCCCAGGTTCCTACCTGTGGCTTGTTACCTTTGGGCAACTCGAAAGTCATGATATCCAGTCACGGATTGAAGTATGATGTCCGCAACTGGGAAAGCGAAATGCTTGGAAATGTCAGCTCCAGTAATGGGATCAGCGGTGTCGatggtgttgttgttgaagtatcTGGCCCACTTGTCATGAACATCGAAATAGAGCATGGTGTAGAAGATCTGAAATTAtag
- a CDS encoding TFIID and SAGA subunit (go_component transcription factor TFIID complex~go_process transcription initiation) yields the protein MSATAQSNGTATGGAAEASNSGQSSASVVPRDVRLLHLIFATQGIQNYEDHVPLQLMDFAHRYTKSVLKDALVYNDHAKPATSNYSSTANSTVNTDDIRLAIAARTNYQFKPTPPKELLLELAEERNSKSLPPVIPKWGLNLPPEKYCLTARDWDTIDDEPTEDEQEKKKQRS from the exons ATGAGCGCTACAGCCCAGTCCAATGGCACAGCTACCGGGGGTGCCGCAGAGgcttccaattctggcCAACTGCTGGCCTCAGTTGTTCCCAGAGACGTCAGATTGTTACATTTGATATTTGCAACTCAGGGAATCCAGAACTACGAAGACCATGTACCTTTACAGCTCATGGACTTTGCTCACA GATACACCAAGTCTGTGTTGAAGGATGCACTCGTATATAACGATCATGCCAAACCAGCCACATCCAACTATAGTTCCACAGCCAACAGCACTGTTAACACTGACGACATACGGTTGGCCATAGCTGCCAGAACCAACTACCAATTCAAGCCCACTCCACCCAAGGAGTTGCTTTTGGAGTTGGCCGAAGAGAGAAACTCCAAGAGTCTTCCTCCAGTGATTCCAAAATGGGGGTTGAACTTACCTCCTGAAAAGTACTGCTTGACGGCCCGAGACTGGGACACCATCGACGACGAACCTACGGAGGACgaacaagagaaaaagaagcaaCGACTGTAG
- a CDS encoding predicted protein codes for MASIPEAKEEYLGSSVIERTGRLHSFVDLGPADLCNIYKHSVTSKKGSEIGTFLYFTGIDTSNSASIAAQLQGLATLMSSKSHYWFGEKKHWKVPQMTYCTYNAFSKLDMRVTVHMPGKFESSVVNNDGKLIHDKISNDELDRLWLETFVSSIVRSLLDSDDDENNKVGGLVEIRKVNPFNDGSKQVLATFLAGFEKLFYEGPKLGCGVDIPSPTLISNYLVDGFLKCVQLTQSYDSALEILQRLEQNEPSVISLIAQVLLLKDEEIQAVTTMSEGIARDRRDADLLLLQAEFCMNKKRNDLALDLAKQAVKSAPSDFKSWSMLVKVYTKLGDFENALLTLNSCPMNSHKEKYTLRRVVPLRGGNEDLHLPSPVDVTLEDVSYLSSQDVANEQRNLDPQLANLPAANLKSTFAKAYDLLTDIVVKTGWQTLLKYRAKVFVMEEEYRKDRNNSSNGNVRKSSTVKRLCERWLDNLFMLLYEDLRAYTMWQAESLHFQAQQMEYKKTTLEWEILGSIAYRLKHFKEGSVAFANALSGRFSAKSQREMLKYYQMERSRIITNSGNSDQNNSYQPNYTKKLNQLNERILESTIKLLVWNHRWYSDFSPKLINSLGDLIAKEGLIKIQSLVQALYSTNVTSI; via the exons ATGGCTTCCATTCCGGAAGCCAAAGAGGAGTACCTTGGTTCGTCGGTTATTGAGCGAACGGGCCGTTTGCATTCGTTTGTAGATTTAGGTCCAGCCGACTTGTGTAACATTTACAAACATCTGGTCACTTCGAAGAAGGGACTGGAGATCGGGACATTTCTCTACTTCACCGGAATCGACACTTCCAATTCGGCGTCCATAGCCGCGCAATTGCAGGGGTTGGCTACGTTAATGTCGTCGAAGTCTCACTATTGGTTCGGTGAGAAGAAGCACTGGAAAGTTCCCCAGATGACGTATTGCACTTACAATGCCTTTTCTAAACTTGATATGCGTGTTACCGTACACATGCCAGGTAAGTTTGAGTCTTCGGTAGTGAATAACGACGGCAAGTTGATCCATGACAAGATCCTGAACGACGAGTTGGATCGGTTGTGGCTAGAAACTTTCGTAAGTTCTATAGTTAGATCGTTGCTCGATTCCGACGATGATGAAAACAACAAAGTTGGCGGCCTTGTAGAAATTCGAAAGGTCAATCCGTTCAACGACGGTAGCAAGCAAGTGTTGGCAACTTTTTTGGCTGGAtttgagaagttgttcTACGAAGGCCCCAAGCTAGGCTGTGGCGTAGACATTCCACTGCCGACCTTGATCTCCAATTACTTGGTAGACGGATTCTTGAAATGTGTACAGTTGACACAGTCGTATGATTCTGCTTTGGAGATTCTCCAGAGACTCGAGCAGAATGAACCCAGTGTGATCTCGTTAATTGCCCAAGTGTTATTGCTcaaggatgaagaaatccAGGCAGTCACGACTATGAGCGAAGGTATAGCCAGAGATAGACGTGACGCagacttgttgttgttgcaaGCTGAATTCTGTATGAACAAGAAGCGAAACGATTTGGCTTTGGATTTAGCTAAGCAGGCAGTGAAATCAGCTCCTTCTGATTTCAAGTCCTGGTCAATGTTAGTAAAGGTGTATACCAAGTTAGGCGATTTTGAGAATGCGTTGTTGACGTTGAACTCGTGTCCTATGAACTCGCACAAGGAGAAGTACACCTTGAGAAGAGTAGTACCTTTAAGAGGTGGCAACGAAGACTTGCACTTGCCATCTCCTGTGGATGTAACATTGGAAGACGTATCGTATTTGCTGAGCCAAGATGTTGCCAATGAGCAGAGAAACTTGGATCCTCAGCTTGCGAACTTGCCTGCTGCTAACTTGAAGTCGACATTTGCTAAAGCATACGACTTGTTGACTGACATCGTAGTGAAAACAGGCTGGCagacgttgttgaagtaccGTGCGAAGGTATTTGTcatggaagaagagtatcGTAAAGATAGAAACAACTCCAGCAATGGCAACGTCAGAAAAAGCTCTACAGT GAAGAGATTATGTGAAAGATGGTTGGACAACTTATTCATGTTGTTGTATGAGGACTTACGTGCCTATACAATGTGGCAGGCAGAGTCACTTCACTTCCAGGCTCAGCAAATGGAGTATAAAAAGACTACCTTGGAATGGGAGATCTTGGGTTCAATCGCATACAGATTAAAGCatttcaaagaaggatCTGTAGCCTTTGCCAACGCCTTAAGTGGCCGATTCTCAGCCAAATCTCAAAGAGAAATGTTGAAGTACTACCAGATGGAAAGATCGCGAATCATTACCAATTCTGGTAATTCCGATCAAAACAACTCATACCAGCCAAATTACACGAAGAAGCTCAACCAGTTGAACGAAAGAATATTGGAAAGTACAATTAAGTTGCTTGTCTGGAATCACAGATGGTACTCTGATTTCTCGCCTAAGTTAATAAATTCTTTAGGAGACTTGATAGCTAAAGAAGGATTGATCAAGATTCAGTCTTTAGTCCAAGCGTTATATTCGACAAACGTAACTAGTATA
- a CDS encoding predicted protein: MSDSAPLARLAMFHSHLKNRDVSQLNPEFPYLPKHERKQYEKFHLFTCRLKPAETNVNTISVPKEKHDESRTTSNIEKKRYKSFVPGGFESVQLAIPQEDAKIHSKVVTLVRQLIHKTDEGGQELITTESGWLVLNQLLQLDDSEDSEEYKSILYVSDKEEELFADGIENKIHKIKSSQVAEHDVHERKYRAVVIDEDLDDVEQLISKIKTHNKDSMLVLKCDLDSESSIEFDKWHIDYLFASCGEASILVLSERFTDSVEWTDPLNEELQDQELDISDVYDKLTAAKEVLL; encoded by the coding sequence ATGTCTGATTCAGCTCCACTAGCACGATTGGCTATGTTCCATTCacatttgaagaatagagaCGTTTCGCAGTTGAATCCGGAGTTTCCGTATTTACCGAAACACGAAAGGAAACAGTATGAGAAATTCCATCTCTTTACTTGTAGATTGAAGCCAGCGGAGACAAATGTGAACACCATTAGTGTTCCCAAAGAGAAACATGATGAAAGTAGAACAACAAGCAAcatagaaaagaagagatatAAGCTGTTTGTTCCAGGAGGTTTTGAGTCCGTGCAATTAGCCATTCCCCAAGAAGACGCAAAAATTCACAGTAAAGTCGTGACATTGGTGAGACAGCTTATCCATAAAACCGATGAAGGTGGCCAGGAGTTGATAACCACAGAATCTGGTTGGCTAGTATTAAATCAACTATTGCAACTAGAtgattcagaagattcagaagaatacaaaagCATTTTATACGTTAgtgacaaagaagaagaacttttTGCGGATGGAATAGAGAATAAGATTCACAAAATAAAAAGTTCTCAGGTGGCAGAACATGATGTGCACGAGAGAAAGTACAGGGCTGTCGTTATAGACGAAGATTTAGACGACGTGGAGCAATTAATATCAAAAATTAAGACACACAACAAAGACTCAATGTTGGTTCTAAAGTGTGATCTCGACAGTGAGAGTTCTATTGAGTTCGACAAATGGCATATTGATTATTTATTTGCATCGTGTGGAGAGGCAAGCATTCTTGTTCTCTCAGAACGATTCACAGACAGTGTTGAGTGGACAGACCCCTTGAACGaggaacttcaagatcaagaattgGATATTTCAGATGTATATGACAAGCTAACAGCCGCGAAAGAGGTATTACTTTGA